TAAGTTACTGCCCACATCCATACTTTTATAACTGTTGAGTATGTTCACATATCATTTGACCAAAGACCCTGAGTAACATGATCTccattttatatgaaatgaaGATATTAATTCTAAAACTTGACTTTCCTGTCCAAGCTACTCACCTTCATAGTCCTCCTATACTGTTTGCTTTCAGCTAACAAAAATGGGATTgacatgtgggtttttttttttttaataaatctctttcattatttctctCCCCAAAAGCCACTAATTCAGGTAATTCTACAGTTAAGTCTCAGTCTCCTGGTCTTACAATTCAACACTTCACCCATTCCCATGGATAGAAAATGACATTAGTACATTTCTAAAAGTTTACCCAGAAGGCAGTTTAAACTGTTTTGAACCAAGACAACATATATTTCAACAGTTTGTCTTCTATCTCTACTTACTACCAGAAATATCATAAACTTGAAATGCATATAGTTTATGTAACAAACCTGTTTTGATGTCATAAAACATGGTATATAGGTTTTCAGTCTTTCTATAAGTCAAATTCTTACTAGTGAGAAAGGGCTCATTCCTAGGTAATATAAACAGGAAATAGCTTTGAAATAACAGATGTGTTGCTATCAGGTAGAACTTGGTAAAGCAGACATCTGAggacttttaaatttctctgtgaATATGGCTGCTCTGTGTAGATGTGCAATGCTGTTCTATTCAGCTCCATATCTGAATGTGGCATTCTAATACCTGCAAACTATCTTTTGTGGTTCCCTCTGCCTACAACATTCCTTCTTCTAAAGTCTAGAGAATATCCACCAGTGTTGACATTattctttccttaaatatttatgacttctaataatttaaaatagaaatttagatTTGCTTAACAATTTAGATTTGCTTAATCAAATTCTAAAAGGTACTTTGAATTTCATCAGATTCAGACAAGCCATTTTCCAAGTTACCTTTAATGTCTatgctaaataaataacatttacacACCAGACAAAATCATAGGCTTTTCTAAGAATCAAAAGttaagaaacaaagtaaatgtAGAGAGGTACATcaactattttaaattataaaatcaagcATGTGCATATAAGAAATCACCTTGattaaaaatttccaaacttCATTATTCctccttaaataattttaaattctttgttggACAAAACAGCTACAAATGTATTGTgcaaatttactttaaaaacatagtaTGGCTcaaaagtcatttatttctgcagCATTATTCTCTAAGAGCACACTCAGGTCATTATTCTGCTTTAGCCGTTAATTCTTAGTCCAAGTGGACACACTGTACACAACTACAGACAATATAAACCTAATTACTCTGCCCCAAATAGGAGTACAGGATTAAGATGCTATTGAAACTAGTTAATTTCTAGGGATTTTGGCAAAATCCACAAATTTCAATGTAATTCAAGAAATAAGATTTGTAAGGCTTATCTCTTCCCTTTACATGTTAGAAATATCTTATAGAGCCCTTCTCTGACTTAGGAGGAATAACAGGAAATAGGCACAACTCATTTCACTCTTCCGATCACACTTAATACAAAATTcatacaattttcaaaaattaatttctcaCAAACCAAGCCaacaatttctttcaaaaggcaAAGTGTAACCTCTGCTTTAAGAGATCATGATACAATTAACAAGTTTAAATACTGCCataatcaagaaaaacaaaagtcattTATACAAGCGTCTAAGAATTCAAGTTGCTTGTGCAGTGAAATTAAAATCTATCACTTAATCTTCCTGAGCTAACAAACTAACATGCAGATTATCCTGCCAGGCCCATCGCCAACtactaattttatttacattaacaaatattaatatcTACCAACTACAAGTCTACAGGTTTACTGGTTGGTAGTAGCTGAGcttttccaaaaggatttttcGGAGAACCTTTATACCAGACCCTCTCTTTTTCTGATGGCTTCTTAAGGACTCTATTTATCCCAGGAGAAAAGCCCGTATTATTATTTACAACAGATTTTAATATGTCATGATTTGTCAGGTCATCCAAGGGAATCTTAATTTGGCCATCGGTTATCACTTCCTGTTTACAAACTCTGGTAGACCCGCGAGAAGCCTTCATGGAGTCAGGGTGTCTCTTCATTTTTGAGAAAGATTGGGAAGTTGACTCCATGCCTGATCTTGAAATTGCATCAACATCTGGCTGTTCACATGCtgtaaatttctgttctttaggaCCTGATTTAGTATATGAAATCAAGTAATCTTTTGATGTACTCCCTATACCAGAGGAAAGAGCACTGTCACAGCTCACTGACTTAACCAGAGGAGAAGCAGCATCACCAAGACTTGCCAATTTGTGCCTTACAGGTTGCCTGCTGTACTCCAACAAGGAGTTAATCCTTCTGACAGACTGACGGACAGGTGTACGCTGAAACTTAAGAGGTGATCTAACTTTGGTTCTATTTGATTCATTGAGAGAAAGCTTATTAAACCATTGTATGTGGTCTGACACCCTCCCATGCTCTGTCATTTGTGAGCTTTCAGAGATAGTTGTATGGCAGGTTTCCACCAGTGACTGCTGCTTAACGATTCGCACTGGCCTCGGTTTGGACAAATTTGTTATATTACATGTAATCTGCTCTGAGGAACAGGTGTCAGCTGCATCCTCCCTAGAAGCTGCACATTCCAGTAAGTTCTCCTCAATCATATTCTCGTTCTCCTTTAATTGAGTATTTAGTTTATCCCTTGTGGACTGCTGATTCTTTATGTGTTCATCACTAGGCAATTCTGGCTTGACTGAATTATCTCTAGGTATATTGGAATGGGTGCTTTTCTCATGTTCAATCTTCATATGAGTTGAATAACATGTTATAGTTGTTTCTCTATCCAATTTTTGAGTTTGATGTAGTGAGATGTCTTGTTCTGACAAACTATTTTCATCTGTACTAGTTTGATGTTCATTCGATTCTATCACAGTCAAATCATTagtttcaaatagatttttttctgggCTATAGTCTATAGAAGGTGTTTCATTTAGCTTTACTTTCCCCAAATTAGTTACTGATGACTGCCTGTGATTTATCAATTCATGGAAATTACTTCCAGATTCAGAAAATGCTCTCTGAATTTTCACCAAAGTCTCTGTGGTCAAGTTATTTTCATCCCCACTAAAAGAGCTTCTAGTTACGTTGATGTTATGCTTATCGTGTAGAGTAGAAGGGGTGAGTTCATATGAACCAATAGAGGACTTTTCAACTGTAGTATCAGGCTCCAAAGAAGTGCTTTCCACCTTAAGATTTCTCTTGACTGGAGAGGCTTCATTTGTAGCTATTTCTTGAAAACTAGAATTACTAGGTCCTGTCCAAGACATCCGGTAACTTGTTCCATCTAGATGCTCTGGAGTTAGTAAGTTTTCCTCAGACTTACTGATCTTTTTTGAACCTAAAATAAAGCAGTTCAGTCTTTTTAATCATTTATGTTTgaaacatatttgaaatattattcagaTACATGGCAGATAAAGTTATTAAGcattaaattttaacaaattaaggATCTgtgttaaaagaaataatataaaagtatcaaacatttttgtatttataagcATCTTCCAATTGTTCATACAAAAATACAATgccaattcaaatatttttactattcaaacatgaatttttaatttctagaacagtaaattaatatattttaagataaaataactgaaagcttatgtcaattgtatctcaagaaagctggaaaaaatttttcagaaaaacaatgaaaataggttttttggaaaaaataacaatatcatGCAAATGTACCTTTCTTTGTTAATCTTTCACCAATATCTGGGCTAAAAATCAGACCTGTTTTTACAGactcaattctattttttaaactttgttgaTTTGCAAGTCGTCGACCAACATTTTCATATCTGTCAACACCAGAACACCCATTctgtacagaaaagaaaaattgaaaatgttttgattaagaaataaacctaattacttcaaatattaagacaaatattaaatttatttgtcGTTATCAGCATCCTCTAGAGCTGACTGAAAAaggtatataaaattaaaaaaacaattttataccAAATAGAAACATACTTGCATGCCTGCTGATAAGAACTAGAAGCAATTGACTTGACTACTACTTGATATTTTATGATCTGAAATAAAAACAGCCTCAcatattaactaaaaaaaaatttcttttgtgaTGACTCTATGCCAGGAGCTGCTCACAACTGTGAgcgaacaaaaacaaaacaaatagaccAAAATCTTACCCTTGCAAGGATTTACATTCTAGATGGGGAGATTTCAAATAGGACAAGAAAACTAataatttatattgtatattatataatacacaaGGTgaaaagtgctatgaagaaaagtAGAGCAGGGTAAGAAGGCTATGGTGGGGTGTCAGTCTATATAGAGTGATCAGAAGATGACTtgtgattaaagaaaaatgtgagagCCATGCAGATAAAAGGGGAAAGAACATTATCCCACAGAGAAGGAAGGTCAGGTCAGTGTCCAAGGCTGAAACCAGGTGTGGCACATCTAACAGCAAGGAGACAAGAAGCTAAATGATCATGAAGGAGTGGCGAGAGGAGGCCTCAGAGAGGTACACATAAACATAAGAACTTTATCTTTTTTCAGAGTGAAATGAGTCACTGGAAGATTCTGGGCAGAAGAGTGACAGGACTTTACTTGGTATTTAAAAGGATAATTCTGGCTGTAGTACTGTAGCAAGGGAGGAGCATAGACCTACTAGTAGGAACTGATTGCAGTAATCCAGGTTGGGGATGACAGAATTTAGAGAACACCAAAAATGCAGTACTAGTGAGAACTGGTCAGTCTGGATATGCTCTAACGGCAGAGAGACACAAGATTCCTTAACGGTTTACACAGGGTGTGTGAAAAAGTGAGGAGTCAAGAATGCCTGCATGGACTGTGGGTGGGAATTCAAACTGGtacggccactctggaaaactgtgtggaggttcctcaaagagttaaaaatagatctgccctatgacccagcaattgcactgctgggtatttacccccaaagatacagatgcagtgaaagactgagatacctgcaccccaatgttcatagcagcaatgtccacaatagccaaactgtggaaggagcctcagtgtccactgaaagatgaatggataaagatgtggtctatagaTACAGTGGAATATAGATACAGTGGAAtacagtcagtcagagaaggacaatcatcacatggtttcactcataaggggaatataagaaacagtgaaagggattacaggggaaaggaggggcactgagtgggaaaaatcagtgggggagacaaaccatgagagactcctgactctgggaaacaaacaagggtagtggaaggggaggtgggctggggactgggggggaggggtgactgggtgacaggcactgagtggggggtcacttgacgagatgagcactgggcgttggcaaatcgaactccaataaaaaaaatatacaaaaagaaaaaaaagaatgcctacaTGGTTTTTGGCCTAAGTGACTGGAAGAATGAGTTGCCATACCTCAGATGATGAAGACCGTAGGTGGGGATGTAGATGGTGGAAAGGGGGAGGAGTGGAGAAACAGCAGCAGAGAAAAGATGCATCTTGGAAGCTCTATTTGGGACAGGTTGACCCTGAGATGTCTATTGGATGGACATCAAGTAGAGAAGTCAAGTAGGCAGATCTTGAGAAACATCAAGTTGTTCAGGGAAGCATTTTGCACTAAAGATACAAACTTGAGAGTCTTAAGTAAATACATGGTTTTTAAAGCTAATGGGCACCTTGGCATgtagacagagaaaagaaaaatccaaggaCAAAGCTTTGGGCATTCCACTGTAAAGGAATTAGAAAAGTAACctgtgaagaaagaggaaaatcgTGAGGAAAGTGCCCctgaagcaaggaaggaaggtaTGCTAAAAAGAACAAGTGACTAGCCAGGTCAAATGCTGTTGACAGGTCAAATCTAACACAGACTGGTGTTTGTCTGCTGGCTTGAGCACCACTCAATTAATTCATGGATGACCATGAGAGCAGGTGCATTGAGTGTTGGGGAGGCAAGCCTCACTGGAATCATGTAAGCAGAACAGAAAAGGAGGGAATAGTAGATATCAAAACACGTGTAAGAATTTGGTTTAGGGGAGAACAAGACAGTAGCTGGAGAGGCAGGGCTTTACCATCAAGTCTATAGCTTTATGCTAATATGAACATCAATGAAATGATCTAAGACACTTACTATCTCTTTGCTACTTTTCCCCAGACTAAACTTCAAACGAAGAGATCTTCGGACCTTTTCTTTACGACTGATCTTGGGAGAGAAGCAGCCTGCTTTTCCTGATTCCACCCTAAAAAAAGCATGGGATTAAAATtgtcagcattaaaaaaaaatgttaacataaaaactggaaacattcttttttttttttttttggaaacattcttgcaaaatgaaatttcaaagcCCAGAGCAAATTATATTGCTAGTAATCAAATAGcgtaataattttctaaaattagttAAGTTTTAAGATACCATATGTGAAcacattatatttgtatataaaatggtCTCTCCTGTTTATCACAAGAGCTAGTCACTTATAAACCAGAATCATTAGAATCATTAGAGActagccttggggcacctgggttggctcagtcagttgagagtctgactcttgggcagcccaggtggctcagcgatttagcctaaggatcaagtcccacgtcgggctccccgcatggagcctacttctccctctgcctgtgtctctgcctctctctctccctgtgtgtctctcatgaataaataaataaaatctttaacaacaacaacaacaaaaaagagtctgactcttaatttcagctcaggtcatgatctcaggatcctgggatggagccccatgtctggttccAACGCTTAGTTGAGGAGTCTGttggaggattctctctctccctctcacccagcccctccccactccaatggtttcctttttttttttttttttaaagaatagactAGGCTTTAAACggaaatttaaaaactacaatCAATATACAGTAGGATTTTAAACAAGCAAAGTGGACTCAAATTACGAGTCATTCTCTGGAGGATATATAAAGGGCAACTGATTGATAATAATGgcagagagaatttttaaaaattttgactcAAATATGATTCTCAgcagaaagacaaacaaaatattttcttaactctATACACATGTTTATCCAGTGAAACAAAATGTCCTGCATTTATTACCTGCAAACTTTTTTGCTTGCAATCCTCTTACTTCGCCTTAGCACACCTGTACTGATCAAATGGTTTCCATTGATGGCGACAGGAGAGAGTGAATTCTGAGATGACCCTTCTGGGCTTGTATCAAAGGGAACTGTAAAAATATAACCACATGTAATATACCAcccatacttttttttcaaagtataaaatattaatagcaactaggtttaaagttttcatttccaATCCTAAGCAACAAAGTTTCacatagtttctgatgagaaacttgaaaaaccaaataaacccaatttgacttgaaaaaaaaaagtgtaagtttCTTACTTTTTGGTTGCCAATAAGGGTCAGATTATACATGACTTTTACATTAGAGTTTTGCTTTAAACTTGTTTAATAATGGGCTGTAGActaatataggaaaaaaattataaatgatacTGTGGACTGTAGATTAATATAGCTGcctttatacattaaaaaaagcacATTGTGTCTGTTATTGTCCAAACTTAGAAAGCAGTCCATTTTCAGTTTTGCAGATGGAATTTACTGAACCATGGCTGAGAAAGTAGGACCAAAGAAAAATGGTAAGTTGTAATAATAGGACTCCTGTTATtgaacttgtgattttttttttttttttgtcatcaatTAAGCAGGCTCATACTAATGTTCCAGTAACAAAAGAATGTTTAAACTACTTTTGGGGAGCTTGGAAAGAAGGAATTATTAGGTTCGTTTCTTGGAGATGTTATAATGCTAATAAGCAAAGGCAGATAGAATTACAATTCACATTGGCCATTTGGAAACTGTTCCAAAGTGGAAAAAACTTGAGGAAAACACTAAgttaggggcatctggatggctcaattggttaagcctcaga
This region of Canis lupus baileyi chromosome 32, mCanLup2.hap1, whole genome shotgun sequence genomic DNA includes:
- the ARHGAP11A gene encoding rho GTPase-activating protein 11A isoform X2 produces the protein MWDRRLVRLALLQQLRAVYGIKVKSGRGQCDRRIQETAATEIVGKIFGVPFNALPHSVVPDYGHIPSFLVDACTSLEKHIHTEGLFRKSGSVIRLRALKNKLDHGESCLSSAPPCDVAGLLKQFFRELPEPILPADLHEALFKAQQLGTEEKNKATILLSCLMADHTIDVLRYFFNFLRNVSLRSSENKMDSSNLAVIFAPNLLQTSEGREKMSANTEKKLRLQVAVVQTLIDYASDIGHVPDFIQEKIPVMLGLDGLCATPSLEGCEEGECESPDFVSGALSKLKSNRTPSVTPQQEKNAQLSISPTILTPNAKRKLPVDSSHGFSSKKRKSIKHNFNFEFLPANLFSSSSTPVSVPFDTSPEGSSQNSLSPVAINGNHLISTGVLRRSKRIASKKVCRVESGKAGCFSPKISRKEKVRRSLRLKFSLGKSSKEINGCSGVDRYENVGRRLANQQSLKNRIESVKTGLIFSPDIGERLTKKGSKKISKSEENLLTPEHLDGTSYRMSWTGPSNSSFQEIATNEASPVKRNLKVESTSLEPDTTVEKSSIGSYELTPSTLHDKHNINVTRSSFSGDENNLTTETLVKIQRAFSESGSNFHELINHRQSSVTNLGKVKLNETPSIDYSPEKNLFETNDLTVIESNEHQTSTDENSLSEQDISLHQTQKLDRETTITCYSTHMKIEHEKSTHSNIPRDNSVKPELPSDEHIKNQQSTRDKLNTQLKENENMIEENLLECAASREDAADTCSSEQITCNITNLSKPRPVRIVKQQSLVETCHTTISESSQMTEHGRVSDHIQWFNKLSLNESNRTKVRSPLKFQRTPVRQSVRRINSLLEYSRQPVRHKLASLGDAASPLVKSVSCDSALSSGIGSTSKDYLISYTKSGPKEQKFTACEQPDVDAISRSGMESTSQSFSKMKRHPDSMKASRGSTRVCKQEVITDGQIKIPLDDLTNHDILKSVVNNNTGFSPGINRVLKKPSEKERVWYKGSPKNPFGKAQLLPTSKPVDL
- the ARHGAP11A gene encoding rho GTPase-activating protein 11A isoform X1, whose protein sequence is MWDRRLVRLALLQQLRAVYGIKVKSGRGQCDRRIQETAATEIVGKIFGVPFNALPHSVVPDYGHIPSFLVDACTSLEKHIHTEGLFRKSGSVIRLRALKNKLDHGESCLSSAPPCDVAGLLKQFFRELPEPILPADLHEALFKAQQLGTEEKNKATILLSCLMADHTIDVLRYFFNFLRNVSLRSSENKMDSSNLAVIFAPNLLQTSEGREKMSANTEKKLRLQVAVVQTLIDYASDIGHVPDFIQEKIPVMLGLDGLCATPSLEGCEEGECESPGECKRKQRQSVGDFVSGALSKLKSNRTPSVTPQQEKNAQLSISPTILTPNAKRKLPVDSSHGFSSKKRKSIKHNFNFEFLPANLFSSSSTPVSVPFDTSPEGSSQNSLSPVAINGNHLISTGVLRRSKRIASKKVCRVESGKAGCFSPKISRKEKVRRSLRLKFSLGKSSKEINGCSGVDRYENVGRRLANQQSLKNRIESVKTGLIFSPDIGERLTKKGSKKISKSEENLLTPEHLDGTSYRMSWTGPSNSSFQEIATNEASPVKRNLKVESTSLEPDTTVEKSSIGSYELTPSTLHDKHNINVTRSSFSGDENNLTTETLVKIQRAFSESGSNFHELINHRQSSVTNLGKVKLNETPSIDYSPEKNLFETNDLTVIESNEHQTSTDENSLSEQDISLHQTQKLDRETTITCYSTHMKIEHEKSTHSNIPRDNSVKPELPSDEHIKNQQSTRDKLNTQLKENENMIEENLLECAASREDAADTCSSEQITCNITNLSKPRPVRIVKQQSLVETCHTTISESSQMTEHGRVSDHIQWFNKLSLNESNRTKVRSPLKFQRTPVRQSVRRINSLLEYSRQPVRHKLASLGDAASPLVKSVSCDSALSSGIGSTSKDYLISYTKSGPKEQKFTACEQPDVDAISRSGMESTSQSFSKMKRHPDSMKASRGSTRVCKQEVITDGQIKIPLDDLTNHDILKSVVNNNTGFSPGINRVLKKPSEKERVWYKGSPKNPFGKAQLLPTSKPVDL